aatatttcatctGATATTCTAAAATTAggaaaatataaagaaaaaatacacaaaaataggagtaaaatattttgttaaaaagtaATCGATTTTATTGTCATTTTTATTGGCTTATATAATTGAGTGGTAAATATaagcaataaatataatataaaagtatatAAACTTGTTGATCAGTGGACCTACCGGAGATCAAAGGCAACCACCGCAAGTTCCGAACCCTGGTCACCAGCTACATAGGTATTGTTGTGTGTGTTGTTCAACGGGGTGGGTGTTGGTGTAtttcaaaaaattgtttttaaactaTGTTTACCTTATACGAGCTATGAATCTGGCTCTAACAAGACGACGATTCCAAATAAAACACATCCTACGACACTATTTAAGCAGCAttgcaaaaataatttactatagAGCGGCCGTTTTAAGTATGCGTTTTGACATCTGTCAGTTACTCGTAACAATAATGTgcgagataatattatttttatgtaactgACAGATGTCAAAAACCTATACTTTAaacctataataattttttttattgtggcTAATCTTATGTTTTCATCACAGAACTACGTCTCAAGGTTTTTATTTGacttaattaaagttttactaTAACtaccattattttaattttttttaatattaattagtttCGATGTAAGTAGATACATTGAAAATTAAATCAGAGATTCGTcggatttatttaaaaaagatgCACCAACACCTAACCTATTTTGAGTAGGCATTCATTTTTATGATGAATGTTAAGTTTGTATTaacttatattaataaaataatatcaatttaCGGATTTCGTTACACTTGCAATGCAattttaacaattattttttaggaattaggcatgtatttaaatttttaaattgttttttacgTTGATTTCGATTTTTTTCGCATGaccatttattttaaacatgaaaGTCATGCACGTCCCCTGACATTGATCAAGACATTTCTTTTTTACGAAAATAATGTCTGTTTTCCCTTTTTTCCCACAAATTGTCCGAAATTGGATACTGGCGCGCGTCCTTGGAGGTTTGAGTAAGTCGAGATATTTACGATTTTGCGTCGAATGAAGCATGTTCTCTACATTTTTTGAATATCTTTGTGACGTTACGTCCTTGTACTTCCGAACGAAATTGTTATAATCCGTTGAATAATTGAAACTAGTTTGTAGTTATGtagaatattatttatattttttcatgtcATTAAATACTAGAATAGTTTACCTTACTTCATGTATTATAACAATTTCATTGTATGTGATTTTTAGTTCCTCCGTCGTGTAGTAAGCTAGTTCCTATCGCATACAGAGATGTTTTTAActatatattatgtcaaaaagtATTACTTTTATGAAAATGAACctaattgttaattttatttctttgaaTGCAGATGTCCGTATAAGTTCTTTTACTGTGTTTCCCCGTAGTTAGATTTTTGAATGTAGCTTTCATCTAGGATTTCGATAAAgcctttttttccaaaaaagtgTTTTTAAGATTTTGGAACATAACTGTTAATTAAAATCGGGCATATCTTTGGAGGTATTGAAAACTCTTTTTTCGGCGACGAAATTAATatgaaaaacattaaaattcTAATTTTGCTAGTACTATTTTGGAACATGCTATATCTCTGACTttgtaaattatataaattctacCATCGTATTGTTTCCattattctattaaaatattttgcatCGAGAAAGTAAATAAGATATGGAAAATTTTCGGAATGTCCAAAAATAAGGAAATGTTTTTTGTAGAATTTATTACGACTATTCTCCgttttataaaattgtaaatagacgcgaataaattatttttttataattatatcagCATACTATTTCTATGCTACCCTTTCTATACCTTCTAGCATGATTTtcatcgatttttttttctttcttttttcttatctattttttatttttcttagatTAAGcttaaaaaatgttaatttgcGTTTTGACACGcacaagtacataatattaatttgatGCTTTTTTGCAGAgcttatttctattattttttaaaattttttattttacaaagtaTTATTGTggttgattataatattaatttctaaTACTCAGTCGAGATGGTCTAACTCTAAAATAAATTTCCGTGTTTTTTTGTctgatattattaaaaaaccggttGATAAAggtttttgtaatttttgacAGACTCAATATTCTAGActgcaatttaatttaatgtaacatATTTACTATACAAAATGCAATACTGTGAATTTTTGATGAattctttcatttcatttatttaaatcgTTTGAGTGTTACTATAAGCGAAGATCTTAAATTTTGTTCgttcaataaatatatttttacagacCGACTACTATTAATTTTTCTTTGCGGCTTAAGGTATTTTACTGATTTATCGACACTTGATGTTACGAAACCACAATAATGCTTTGCGTCTCGAATCAAAGTGGTATAAGTcacaaaaattgttttttacagcATTGAAACACTCACCGTCGAAAAGAAAGAGCATCTCGAAGCCGTCAAGACCGCAGGAAGAAATCGACACTACAGGTATGCAGTGTATTCTTTTTTGTACTaaaagtgtatttttattattctttatcGAAAAACTACGATTTTttccacaaaaaataataatatggaaaattaaaattttattttttgcatgtcgaaattattttaatatttatttaagtatatatttttgcaTGATTAAATAACCgattttttctattattatatgaataaaaatacactTAAAACGTATATTAGAAATTGTAGTATTTTTAACACAGTAGCTAGGATTCCCTTATTCCTAACAAGCGAATGTGGtcttatatttttttggtacctaccatagataatattattatattatacatttcagtttattttttatccccACCCCTCTACCTCCTATCCGGTGTTTGTTATCCCTTATAGCCGTTGTGCGTTttgtcgtatttttttaatttttcaaaaataaaataacgttgcgtgattttaacttaaattttttaaactggcAGTCCTTTGCctgtgttttatttaattattaaaaaaaaaagaaaagttgtGTTTTCTGTGCTAACGGTGTTCAGTTGACCCGGCATAAGGACAGACGACCGGGGTGACAAAATAAACTGAAATGTACCACAATGTACCACGAAATTAAAACAAACGATTTTTCAAACACAGGCGGAAAAGTCATCGGTCGACCCATAAGGGATTACAACCCAGACTACTTGAGACAGGCTAGGTTATCACCTAGATCTTCATTGAGATCTAGCATGAGCGATTTTACCGATACGACGATATCTACGTGGAACCAAAGGCATCCACCAATACCGACAGAATATCCCTCAGTACTGTCCGATAGATTGAAAATACTAGATAGAGATAGACTACCGTTCCAAAGACGGATAGACTTCGATACTTCGAATCTAACTACACGAGAACCAGGCCCGTCTTACGCTGATAACGTATACAGATCGTCTGTACATGATCGTATGGAATCCTTATCCGACCAACTAACTAAAGTACTAAGTACTGGAGCGGGCAGTTCACATATAAACGGCAGTCTAGCCGATAGcggcatacagacagacaatacaAGCACCAGCGTTCCACAAATATACGTAGCGGACGCACAAACGTACACCCCGGTCGTCAAAATCCTTAAAGACGCTGCAGTCGATACACGGAACGACAATAACCTCCAAGATATACCATTCATCGATGACGACGAAGACAAATCTTGGAAACGACCGACGAACCTTGAAAAACATAAAAGCATGTCCAACATACCTGAAAAAATCGACGAAGTTAGTTCCAAAGAACATTCCAACGAGAGGCTATCGAGTAGCTTGAACCGAGCGAAATCTCCGACATTCGTCGAGAAATTTAAGAAATTCTTCATGGATATTGGACTAGTCAAATCTGATAGCACACCCGACACTACCAACAATGCGCGAGAAGTTAATACACTACCGAAATCTTTAACATCTAGTTATAGAACTAGAAGTGTAACACCTACAATAAGCGAGAATAGAGAAGCGTCGACCCTACCAAAAGATATGCGTTTCCGTAAAGTCAGATCTACACAAACTGTTTATATAAAACCAGAATCTCCTATAATAATACGTAGCGCCAACGAATTTGAATTGAGGAAACACGTTTCTGTCGTTCAACTTAACGGTGATGAATATATCGAGGATTCGGCAACAGAAACAGTTATGAAAGAAATTGTTTATGTACCGAGTTTGGAAAACGCAGCGATCTATCAAGGGAAAGATAGCGGCAGTACTATCATATTTGTACCGCCGGCGGATTGAAGCTTAATTTTATAAGGGTATATGGGCATTAAGTTTGCAGTTAAAGCTATTCGCTTTGCTCGCGCGGTGTTCTAGAgatgttattaatttttttgtaaagctAATTCTGATTAAAGTGGGAGCTTTCACGCTTTAAGATTTCTGATGTAAAATTTTCTCCCAAAATTCGGCTTGAGATTATTATATCTTATCATATCTTATCTTAATTCTATTACTGTCATTTTTAGTTAAATTCTTCCGACATTCAAACTGTCATTCATAATTATTAATCGgccaataatttaatttttggatTGCCTAAGCAGCATCTTCTTGCACTGGTATTTCTGTGCGATTGGGATATATAGAAATTTTCGTATCAAAATTCCCACAGAGAAGTgtcttatttttaaataccatgttttaacagtttttttttttgaaatttttagtgtatattttaaagattgacTATTTGAATTGCTATTTGTGATCTCACCTAATCAGATTTGACTAATACTTCAATCAAATCATTGGAGTTGGAAAATACCTAGATATTATTGTGCACCAAAATAGTATTGTCATACGTTAATAAGTCCTTTTCTTTAacaaagtaatttatttttatggcaaTATTATTCAGTCAtgtaaataaagtttttgttaTGGTACTAAATTTTACGTATGACAATTCACTTTTTGTGACATACATATAAATTGAAAGACTACATTAGTACCTATGTATGAGGTTCTTTTATGAGAATTTAAGCAGTCCTTGGTAGTTTTTCCtgtatttattcctttacttttgcTACCATACAAATCAGGAATTTGATGGTCAAAAATGTAGAAAAACCCAGCTTAGTAGTAAACTTGTCAATGGTGCCAGTACATTATTTTTCCTTAAATGACTTACTGTTTTTGTcaaattttatttgtcaaaaattgtatggtattttttgtcaaattttatattttgtcaaaaattgtatggtatttttttgtcaaattttatttgtcaaaaattgtatggtattTTTTGTCAAAAACAACGATATCAAGTAACTTGtcaacagattacagatagattgagcATTAAAATTTCGGCCTTCAAATAAATTGTAAATCTCAAGCAAAATTCCACCTCTACAACTAGGCTGGGCTCATTTGACTCGATcgaaataattgggtatttgactccaatttttttattactttattataaactaggataaaaataatgacttaaattgaaaaaactaattaaatcgatcgaataacaaaaaagttataagcatttaaatatttctgattagacagaaatagcgatatagcattttgacgtcacaccttactaaatactaatgccatagtagcttcgtgcggtttcatacaaattttcgttttgcgagaaagggatagaagaccctcccactccaaaattaaaatgcctgtaactttgcaaatctttgttggattttaatgtttttttcatcgtacgtcattatttttatcctagtttataataaagtaataatatttgtcaaattcaaaagtaggaaaatacccaattgtgtaattttaaaattaatttatttaaaaaaatctgtatcGAAATATAGTGGTAGGATTgtgtagttaattattatttatttatcataattattttgCATCATTAATttgatttaagtaggtatacatatattgTATACAAGTTGAATGACCCAGTGATGTGTGTAGAACAttcctaaaataatatttgtataatatgaaaaaagTTACTTAGAATGTATAGAAACTTggattgtacataatatatacagtGTGTTTTATTTGTTCTCgggtatgtatgtattataattttaaaataatatcaatcttattatcaaactagctgatgcccgcgacttcgtacgcctgGATTTAgatattcaaaaatcccgtgggaactctttgatttcccgggataaaaatgcctatgtcactctccaggtctttaactatacccatgccatatatgtaaaaaaatcacgtcgatccgttgctctgttgcgacgtgattgaaggacaaatcaacaaacaaacaaacacactttcacatttataatatggatactgaTGAAACGTTGAAATGTTAAAAAACATTGAAACAAAATCTGTTtatattaaaacaatagtatgacattattatgttaatatatgacaataataaaaaacatatgTCACAAAAACTTAGAGCATATTGTAATTTTGTCTGTACATATTGCTGCAGCTGTCAATATTGTCTCAATATTGTAAAAATTAAGTACTAACTTATCTCTGTGGATAGGTATAGCAATAAAATCTGTAAAAGAAGGTCATGTCTACGTGAATTTACTGAAAATTTTATTTCCCAAAAATAGGCTAAAATTGACTTGCCAAAACTAAATTCTGCAAGTTTTATGGACACTTGCCCTTTGAGGCGTAAGTTAACTACTGTATCAATTATTCAATggttacctactatatttaaTTCTATTCatgattattaatttatttaaataatgtatCTTCACAACATTTAGTAATTTTCACTGATTATACAAaacataaaaatcaataaaaagacATAAATAGTTACAGGATGTATAAagacataataaaaaatgtataataattagaacCGTATTCAAatgaatatttgtttttatacatAAGCGTAATTAGATTAAAGGGAAGTTTGGAGAAAATAAAATCTTATGGTGAGATTATATTTTTGTCAGTAAAAATAGTTGAAACTTAATGGTCTAAAATATACTACTACCAAACAACCTTCTATACCCCTTAGGAGTAAGTGAATTCCTTTCTTGCCTGATCTCTACATCATATTACGAGGAACCTCCTTGCCGTTGCAGTAGACATTAAGTAATTTCATgcttagtcagtcagtgagtggtgtTGCGCTTTTCTTATGCCCATTAGTTCGTCTGCGTGAAAGAAGATTTTTAAAAGTCCGTCGGGAGGTTTTTGTTTTCTTAGAATATAATGTAACAAATGGTAACAATCAGAATGACATtctgatacacaaacacttttGTATTTCTACTATTTATAGGGATGGGATGGATTACATTTATGGGCTCAATCTCTCAACCTAATTACGCTTATGATTCTATTGTACCAATATTGCAATGATCACAAAATAATGTTACAatgttacaatataatataaaatgaaattatggAATAAATGAGattttacacaaaataataattgttgtatTGATTTGAATTTACCCGTACCCATTTATAGCTAAAAATAACAGAATGAAATTGGTCTAGTCTAAGATCTTAGCTAAGAGCTAAGATCAGGTCTTGAATAGCAATTTTTAGCAGTTCTACGCTTCACTTGATGGTAAGTGGTAGATATTGCTCTCTAAGATGCAAACGTGCTcatcttaataaaatatatagtcggcgacaggttgacatggcgTGGATGggtatgggggggggggggggcaagccccgcacacctgcgcagcccccgcgctaatccggtgcgggtgacgtgcggggcgttccctccccgattgccatcgcaaCCTGTGAAAGTCGTATCTTATACtttaattatacaaaaatatattacctacaaatataatttaatatacatttctgtaaattaataagtaaatatattgCACGCATTCAATCGGATAGGGGCTACAACTTCAAGTGGCGTCGCCGTGAAAGCAGGTGAGACTGACAGTAAATGCTATAATTATACACCTCTTATACAGTCTGTAAATACATGTAAATGTGACTTCGCTATGTATCTGATAACTATTGTTTGCTTAGAACAGATAAGATATTACATAAATgcctatacatatacatatgtaTAGATTTATGCCGTGTATaattggattttttacaaaaatgaataTAAACACGTAACTTTGCTTATacatatttaaaactaaaaaactaaatatgTTAGAAGCTCAAGTTTATACCCTTATAAGTAATTCATAAAGTAATCTTATTGTCATAATTCTATTCTTTCCATGCTGCTATTGACCTATTGGATCTATATTACTATTGGGTATACCACTTTACTTTAAACCTCTCTTCCTTAAAAATCTGCatgctatatttttatactacaAAATATTCACTCTCAATCTAACAATGCACCAATAATAAATACGATACATTGGCGGTCAAGctcaatacaaaaaatataaatacaaacatGCTATTTTGGACATATAAACCGTCTCCGTATCGCCAAATGTAACTTACTACTAACTACGCTTCCAATTgaaaaaaaacacacaaaaaactTTTGTTACTCCGTGCTTTTAACTAACTCTCCTTCCGGtgccaatataataatactatttacgtgatgtatattttatttatactgtgtatattttcattatttattgtaataaatctaTACAAATTTGTCGAGTTTCTCTTCACCCTGTAGTGTCACTAACCGATGTAACAGCTCAAATTACGCCCACGTCAGTAACTTCGCCGGTTTCTACAGCTGCTAAATTAGCGCCAGCGCTCCCGAAGACGGCGACATCAGAACCTGATGTAGCGTTTCCAGCAGTTCTCAAAGGCTCTCAGAAACAGAGAGTGCCTCCACCCGTCCCGCCACGAGGCTCCCCTAAAACGAAACGGGGAGGCGGCGTCTCTCAAGTTAGCCTTGAGACCAAAGGTGATTATCCAAGCTTGCACATATCCGTTAACGAAATACCACCGCAGACACCCTTAACGAGTAGCGATGACGATTTCGGTTATTATGGGCATGATATGAAATTTAGAAAACCCGCATGCCGTCCTGCACCCTCCATATCCGATCATTCACTTAAAGTTACTAAATTAGCAGCATCGAACTCTTTCTTGGGCTACGCAGATGAAGGAGACAGCATCACACAAAGAAATAATACGGGAAAAGATTTGATAGCACAGTCCACTATGATGGCTAAGTTTAATATAGACAATGCTGTGAGAGAACATCTAGATTCAGGTGATTATGATGATGCATCATTCACTGATTCGAGTGAGGATGAAGTTATTATCGTACATGAAATGCTTGAAGGCAACAAAGTTGTTATTGACACGCTAGATCCTAAATCGAAGCATCTTCTAAGTACATTGACACCTGTTGAAAGCGTTTCAGAGACTCATTCGTATACAAACGAATCGCCTAAAACGAGTCTCGGACAGAAAATGAAATCAAGTTTGATGTCAAGAATAAACACTTTGAAAAAGATACCTACAGTGAACCGGGATTTGAATCTAGAGGCAGAATCAGATGAGAATCCGAAGCGAAATCAAATAGGCGAGAAGAGCAAAGGTGGTTTAATGTACGGGTTATCGAAGAAATTCAATTTCAACCAATCGAAGAAGGATAAGAACCGTGAGGACGCTCGTACGAAGTCTAAACCTAAGATTGAAATCAAAACGTATACAGAAGAACATTCTAGAGACAACGCGAATAAAGATGAAGTAGTTTGCCATAAGAAAGCTAAAACTAAAATTGATATGTTCCAAAAGCACATACTAAAAATTCAAGCAGAAGACAGTGCCTCAGTTGCGTCTTCACGAGATAGTATTCTATCAACTGTTGAAAGTCGTGACTTGTTTAAAGAAACTAAGAAAGTTTTCGAACCAGAACCACCGAAGCCAGCTCCCACCGTAAATAAGAGAcctaattacaataaaaaacgAAGAGCACCAGAACCAGTACCATTGAAAACTAAACCGGGCAATGTTCACGATAAAATAAGGAAGTTTTCTGTAACCATCGTACCTGAACCAAATCCACCGAAATTCGAACCTAAAAAAATAGAAAGACCGAAGCCAAGCGGTGTCATGAAGTTACACGATAATAACATACTATATTATGATATGAGGAAGgaatttgaagaaattgtgtagattacatattttcaaaatgtcATTGTGAAGATATTCCGAGATTTTTAGGCCGAATAAATTGTTTTGAAGCGAAATTGGAAAGAGATTATAAAGcatgttttttttctaaaatacaaATGTCTTTCATGTATTTCGTAGTTTTATTGTGACATAAATTATGTAGTTATCGTTCGCATTGTGATTTGCATTTTTATAAGCTTGCTCTAACTCATGTGATATTTTTGTAATACTGTGTAATATTTGTTttctattattaaattattgcaCTAGGTTTCATCTTATTTCACCTTTTGTTCGTGTTCACGTTTTATTTTCACTTACTTAATCGTTTTGGGCATTAACACTGCCCTTTGTTTGTGTTCACGTTTTATTTTCACCCAATCGTTTTTGGCATTAACACTGCCCTTTGTTTGTGTTCACGTTTTATTTTCACTTGTTTCATCGTTTTGGGCATTAACACTATAAAACACTATAACCAATGTGTTTGTAAAATGATTTAGCATGATACTATTCATCATTAGTAGTTTTACATGTAGCATTTAacctttattattatcaattcgGCACGATTTAAAACTGTGTGTTTATCATGCATAACTTTACTAGTACCTCTCTTCAGTAACTTTACAACTTAGTTAATACTGCCTGCCGTTTAGTGTTCATCATTAACAACAGTAACACGTTTTTAGTCTCTTAAAAAAACACATCGACTATCGTATCATGAAATTCTTCATCAGCGCTATCTTTAGTTCGACTCTAATTTTACTTAATAGTTCATCATATATAACTTTATATGTTGTAACTTTACTACGAGTAACACCTGTTTTCATACGTAACATATCTTCACTACTTAGTAGTCGTAGAAGCGCGTGTCCCTTAATCGTCATCATTAAAGCAAGCGTTGAGTAATACGTTTTTAGTCTCTTAAAAAAATACATCGACATCATTTCTTCATCAGTGCCAGCGCTAACTTTAGTTCGACTCTAGTCTCTAGTTTTACTTAatagttcataatatttttaatgtcaTAGCTTTACTGGCACCTGTTTTCATACGTAACGTATCTTCACTGTTTAGTAATGGCGCGTCTCCCTTAATCGTCATCATTAAAGCAAGCATTTAGTAGGTAGCGTATTCGTCTCTTGAAAAAACATCATCGCACCTATCATGGAATTTTTTTTGACCATAATAAACAATTTAACTTCACCAGTGCCTGCACTGTCTTTAGTTCGACTCTAGTTTCACTTAATTGTTcatcatattatttatatctGATGTCATTGTATAATTCAGCGTGATTAAAAATCTTGTATTTATCATAGGTACATAACTTTACTAGCGCTTATCCTAAAAGTTAATTACTAAAGCAAGCATTTAGTAGCATTTTATCGTCTCTTGAAAAACACATCGACCAccgtataagtcctgcaaattgctattgcgctggaaccgtctcattaacatccaaatgacgtcattttgacgtaaggcgaagtaaaaatataccatcagctcgaaacttcagtctagtgctgacgtcactaaaatggcggccacgcgaattaacaatttgcgggatttgTACTGTAAAATTTCTCGACCTAAATAATTCAACTTCACTAGTGCCTGCACCACTTAAGGCGAAATGCATCTTAAAAGCGGTTTTAAGACACATTTCGAAtattcaaagaatcaagttttgcctcaaaaactacaaatttctttatttattttttaatattataagacTTAAAGATactctttagtgaattacgagagccaaattACGTTTCGAATTtagctcgatacaaaaaaaatcgcgaagtttataattaccagttttattcgattgatataaaaccaagttcaataaaatttcgtgttTACGTTCAACATTCAATACACTAAGCGATTACGTTACACCcgtgtacaacttcaatcccatttcgccttaagtTCGAATGACTTTAGTTTCACTTAATAGTTCATAATATATTTGTTGTGTTCATCATGCATAACTTTACTAGCACGTCTCGTTAGTAACTTTACTACTTAGTTAATAGTGCCTTCCTTTAAACGCTCATCATCAAAGCTAGCACTCTAGTAACGCTAGTTGTTTATAGCTGGGCCGCCTCAATCCTGTTGTTCGACGCCGCCGCCGCCCTTCGAAGAATCTCTGCCTCCGAGGACCAGTCGCACAAACTCATCTTCAACGACCTCCTCAAGTGCATCAGGGAGAAGAAGAGGAGCGTCTAGTGCTGCAAGTGTTATGACAACGTCGTCTGCTTCGTCGTTAGCGTTGACCCCGGCCGCGCTTAGCAGTGCGAGGAGCAATGAAGCTAGGTAAGCTATAGAcgaaggggggagggggggttCTTCCATCATCCCtagacatctaaatatataaaaggaaaaggccgattgatctataaacgcacagctcaagctactggacggatcgggctgaaatttggcatgcagatagctattgtgatgtgggcgtccgctaagaaaggatttttgaaaattcaacccctaaggggttagaataggggtttgaaatttgtgtaatccacgcggacgaagtcgcgagcatgccaaatttcagccagatccgtccagtagtttgagctgtgcgttgatagaacacttagtcagtcaatcagtcaccttttcctttctaatctaatctaatctaaatcagcctgtgctgtcccacgtctgggcaaaggcctccctccgatccttccacaattttctatttcgtgcctcttcaggccacgtaactgtaaatttatctaattcatcacgccaacgtcgcctcggccgaccacgctggcgttgatgattctggggcgtccaaaaagaagcagaaccttttcctttatatataaaaattataaccaCAGCCATTCTTATCCAATTTATACCAGCTGTCATTTGAGGTTTGTGTTATATTTATAGTTACGTAAATAATTTCAGTGTATGTTGGACGCCCCCCGCGTCAGTGGAGGGTTCCACGCCTACGTGGACGGAGGGGACCCCCAGTTTCACGGAGTCCAGTAGTAGTGAACAaggtaattatattattaaagactagatgatgcccgcaacttcgtccgcatagatttaggattttaaaaatctcgaaggaactctttgattttccgggataaaaaattgcttatgtcaatttccgagatgcaagctacctttgtaacatataaatcggttaaacagagtggcctttaagaatcccgtaggagctttttaattttccggaatgtGCCCCTATGCCCCTCCcaggaatgtaagctaactctgtaccaaatttcatcaaaatcggttaaaccgttgggtcGTCAAAAGATTGGtatggattattttatttagtt
The window above is part of the Maniola hyperantus chromosome 27, iAphHyp1.2, whole genome shotgun sequence genome. Proteins encoded here:
- the PIP5K59B gene encoding phosphatidylinositol 4-phosphate 5-kinase type-1 sktl isoform X6, with the protein product MASGDTDHIEVMEAVKKAEATGHSGSEDDDRDRVSIAEKNVPYDPAVGPSGAISKVHKSDRKIGHRRVGEGGEITYKKIQSSQIMGSIQLGIQHAIGGLASKPERDLLMQDFMTVETTNFPHEGSNHTPAHHYSEFKFKTYAPIAFRYFRDLFGIQPDDFLMSMCSAPLRELSNPGASGSIFYLTNDDEFIIKTVQHKEGEFLQKLLPGYYLNLDQNPRTLLPKFFGLYCYQCNSKNVRLVAMNNLLPSSVKLHQKYDLKGSTYKRKANKSERQKRSPTYKDLDFMEHHQEGIFLEADTYTALIKTMQRDCRVLESFKIMDYSLLVGIHNLDEAQREKSEARKGTDSAQSDDEADGEPKKSGLNRTRSINRQRLVAHSTAMESIQAESEPIDEEEDVPPGGIPARNARGERLLLFLGIIDILQSYRLRKKLEHTWKSMIHDGDTVSVHRPNFYAQRFLDFMGKHVFKKIPSSLKHSPSKRKSISKPSRPQEEIDTTGATTSSGVAVKAVSLTDVTAQITPTSVTSPVSTAAKLAPALPKTATSEPDVAFPAVLKGSQKQRVPPPVPPRGSPKTKRGGGVSQVSLETKGDYPSLHISVNEIPPQTPLTSSDDDFGYYGHDMKFRKPACRPAPSISDHSLKVTKLAASNSFLGYADEGDSITQRNNTGKDLIAQSTMMAKFNIDNAVREHLDSGDYDDASFTDSSEDEVIIVHEMLEGNKVVIDTLDPKSKHLLSTLTPVESVSETHSYTNESPKTSLGQKMKSSLMSRINTLKKIPTVNRDLNLEAESDENPKRNQIGEKSKGGLMYGLSKKFNFNQSKKDKNREDARTKSKPKIEIKTYTEEHSRDNANKDEVVCHKKAKTKIDMFQKHILKIQAEDSASVASSRDSILSTVESRDLFKETKKVFEPEPPKPAPTVNKRPNYNKKRRAPEPVPLKTKPGNVHDKIRKFSVTIVPEPNPPKFEPKKIERPKPSGVMKLHDNNILYYDMRKEFEEIV
- the PIP5K59B gene encoding phosphatidylinositol 4-phosphate 5-kinase type-1 sktl isoform X3 codes for the protein MASGDTDHIEVMEAVKKAEATGHSGSEDDDRDRVSIAEKNVPYDPAVGPSGAISKVHKSDRKIGHRRVGEGGEITYKKIQSSQIMGSIQLGIQHAIGGLASKPERDLLMQDFMTVETTNFPHEGSNHTPAHHYSEFKFKTYAPIAFRYFRDLFGIQPDDFLMSMCSAPLRELSNPGASGSIFYLTNDDEFIIKTVQHKEGEFLQKLLPGYYLNLDQNPRTLLPKFFGLYCYQCNSKNVRLVAMNNLLPSSVKLHQKYDLKGSTYKRKANKSERQKRSPTYKDLDFMEHHQEGIFLEADTYTALIKTMQRDCRVLESFKIMDYSLLVGIHNLDEAQREKSEARKGTDSAQSDDEADGEPKKSGLNRTRNEQGKEDFKTQVKRTQSINRQRLVAHSTAMESIQAESEPIDEEEDVPPGGIPARNARGERLLLFLGIIDILQSYRLRKKLEHTWKSMIHDGDTVSVHRPNFYAQRFLDFMGKHVFKKIPSSLKHSPSKRKSISKPSRPQEEIDTTGATTSSGVAVKAVSLTDVTAQITPTSVTSPVSTAAKLAPALPKTATSEPDVAFPAVLKGSQKQRVPPPVPPRGSPKTKRGGGVSQVSLETKGDYPSLHISVNEIPPQTPLTSSDDDFGYYGHDMKFRKPACRPAPSISDHSLKVTKLAASNSFLGYADEGDSITQRNNTGKDLIAQSTMMAKFNIDNAVREHLDSGDYDDASFTDSSEDEVIIVHEMLEGNKVVIDTLDPKSKHLLSTLTPVESVSETHSYTNESPKTSLGQKMKSSLMSRINTLKKIPTVNRDLNLEAESDENPKRNQIGEKSKGGLMYGLSKKFNFNQSKKDKNREDARTKSKPKIEIKTYTEEHSRDNANKDEVVCHKKAKTKIDMFQKHILKIQAEDSASVASSRDSILSTVESRDLFKETKKVFEPEPPKPAPTVNKRPNYNKKRRAPEPVPLKTKPGNVHDKIRKFSVTIVPEPNPPKFEPKKIERPKPSGVMKLHDNNILYYDMRKEFEEIV